In Cryptomeria japonica chromosome 10, Sugi_1.0, whole genome shotgun sequence, a genomic segment contains:
- the LOC131858879 gene encoding uncharacterized protein LOC131858879, with amino-acid sequence MKFLAEKPMESLDDNVLYVSRKNVEWQNSIIKQSHEESRRLLKELVDLIDTMQKDLKCIDIQLMKEDAQTIEAVADMENFFKEIKFIRETKFLTTNDFSKVARIESIFTVCSDHLEEEEIEDKIDLEGESISALEELKNVRREYKCYKKSVQEKCDQLSKCLEESNKNISTLTTQLEEAKGMCEGVKSDFDAKKRRGEELEIEVETKGKECQRLEDEVEILREELEKCQEELKMRIKYGNSIEALDKMFRNEKHSKDTEGVGYDFGQFSTSKDTSKKEIHFVFK; translated from the exons ATGAAGTTCTTAGCTGAGAAACCCATGGAGAGTTTGGATGACAATGTGCTTTATGTGTCGAGGAAGAATGTAGAGTGGCAAAATTCAATCATCAAACAAAGCCATGAGGAATCTAGAAGGTTGCTTAAAGAGTTGGTAGATCTGATTGACACAATGCAAAAAGATCTTAAGTGTATTGACATTCAACTCATGAAGGAAGATGCTCAAACAATTGAAGCTGTTGCAGACATGGAAAATTTCTTTAAGGAAATAAAGTTCATCAGGGAAACAAAGTTCTTGACTACTAATGATTTCTCAAAGGTGGCTAGAATAGAGTCAATATTCACAGTTTGCTCTGATCATTTGGAG GAagaagaaattgaagataaaattgatcttgaaggtgagTCAATAAGTGCCCTTGAAGAGCTAAAAAATGTTCGGAGAGAATATAAATGCTACAAAAAATCAGTCCAAGAAAAATGTGATCAACTAagcaaatgccttgaagaatccaATAAGAATATCAGCAcgttgacaactcaactagaagaagccaaaggGATGTGTGAAGGcgtaaaatcagattttgatgccaaGAAGAGAAGGGGTGAGGAGTTGGAGATAGAAGTAGAAACAAAAGGAAAGGAGTGTCAAAGGTTGGAAGATGAAGTTGAAATTCTCAGGGAAgagcttgagaagtgtcaagaggaGCTCAAGATGAGAATCAAATATGGAAATAGCATtgaggctttggataagatgtttaGAAATGAAAAGCACTCCAAGGATACAGAAGGTGTTGGATATGATTTTGGTCAATTCTCTACCAGCAAGGACACATCTAAGAAGGAGATACATTTTGTCTTCAAATGA